From a region of the Myroides sp. JBRI-B21084 genome:
- the tsf gene encoding translation elongation factor Ts yields the protein MANITAADVNKLRQTTGAGMMDCKKALVEAEGDFDKAIQILREKGQKVAANRSDRESTEGAAVSFINADNTKGAIITLNCETDFVGKNESFVALANELVEKAINFSSKEEFLASPYNDTMTVADKLIEQTGVIGEKIEIGGFEILEGAFVGTYVHVNKIAALTALSSKIDNAEALAKDVSMQVASMGAETLSYKDFDPAFVESETAARIAVIEKDNEELARLGKTLKNVPKYISYAQITDAVLAQAEEDAKAELKAEGKPEQIWDKILPGKIARFISDNTTLDQEKALLDQNFIKDDSKKVGDYVKGYNVEIAGFKRVSLG from the coding sequence ATGGCAAATATTACTGCTGCAGACGTAAATAAATTAAGACAAACTACAGGTGCCGGAATGATGGACTGTAAAAAAGCTTTAGTTGAAGCTGAAGGAGATTTTGATAAAGCAATCCAAATCTTACGTGAAAAAGGTCAAAAAGTAGCTGCTAACCGTTCAGACCGTGAGTCTACAGAAGGGGCTGCTGTTTCTTTTATCAACGCAGACAACACTAAAGGTGCAATTATTACTTTAAACTGCGAAACTGATTTCGTAGGAAAAAACGAATCTTTTGTTGCTTTAGCTAACGAATTAGTTGAAAAAGCAATTAACTTTTCTTCTAAAGAAGAATTTTTAGCTTCTCCATACAACGATACTATGACTGTTGCTGATAAATTAATCGAGCAAACTGGTGTTATTGGTGAAAAAATTGAAATTGGTGGTTTTGAAATCTTAGAAGGTGCTTTTGTTGGAACTTATGTTCACGTTAACAAAATTGCTGCTTTAACTGCTTTATCTTCTAAAATTGATAACGCTGAGGCTTTAGCTAAAGATGTTTCTATGCAAGTTGCTTCAATGGGTGCAGAAACTTTATCTTACAAAGATTTTGACCCTGCGTTTGTTGAAAGCGAAACTGCTGCACGTATTGCAGTAATTGAAAAAGATAATGAAGAATTAGCTCGTTTAGGTAAAACTTTGAAAAACGTTCCTAAATACATTTCTTATGCTCAAATTACCGATGCAGTTTTAGCACAAGCTGAAGAAGATGCTAAAGCTGAATTAAAAGCAGAAGGTAAGCCAGAACAAATTTGGGATAAAATTTTACCAGGTAAAATTGCTCGTTTTATTTCTGATAACACTACTTTAGATCAAGAAAAAGCGTTATTAGACCAAAACTTTATTAAAGACGATTCTAAAAAAGTAGGTGATTACGTAAAAGGTTACAATGTTGAAATCGCTGGTTTCAAACGTGTTTCTTTAGGATAA
- the rplM gene encoding 50S ribosomal protein L13 translates to MESLSYKTVSANKATVQKEWVVVDAEGHNLGRLASKVAMILRGKYKPSYTPHVDCGDNVIVINAEKINLTGNKLNDKTYIRHTGYPGGQRELTAKVMQQKNPALLIEKAVKGMLPKNKLGAQLFRNLNVNVGSAHKHEAQKPKTVNLNEIK, encoded by the coding sequence GTGGAAAGTTTAAGCTACAAGACAGTATCAGCAAACAAAGCAACTGTTCAAAAAGAATGGGTTGTTGTAGACGCTGAAGGTCATAACTTAGGACGCCTTGCTTCAAAAGTTGCAATGATTTTGAGAGGTAAGTACAAACCAAGTTATACCCCTCACGTAGACTGTGGAGATAACGTAATTGTTATCAATGCAGAAAAGATCAACTTAACAGGTAACAAGTTGAATGACAAAACGTACATTCGTCACACAGGTTACCCAGGTGGTCAAAGAGAATTAACAGCAAAAGTAATGCAACAAAAAAATCCTGCATTATTAATTGAAAAAGCTGTAAAAGGAATGTTACCTAAAAACAAATTAGGTGCACAATTATTCCGTAATTTAAATGTAAATGTAGGTTCAGCGCACAAACACGAGGCACAAAAACCTAAAACCGTTAATTTAAACGAAATTAAGTAA
- the rpsB gene encoding 30S ribosomal protein S2, whose amino-acid sequence MANKVEVKELLEAGVHFGHMTRKWDPNMAPYIYMERNGIHIINLYKTAAKIEEANEALKKIAASGRKILFVATKKQAKDIVAEKAAAANMPYITERWPGGMLTNFVTIRKAVKKMASIDRMKKDGTFMTLSKKERLQVDRLRAKLEKNLGSIADMTRLPAALFVVDIKAEHIAVKEAQKLNIPVFAMVDTNSDPREVDYVIPANDDASKSIDKVLSLVTTAIIEGNSERKSEKEEAAKTEAQPTAQE is encoded by the coding sequence ATGGCAAACAAAGTAGAAGTTAAAGAATTACTAGAAGCAGGTGTACACTTTGGACACATGACTAGAAAATGGGACCCAAACATGGCTCCTTACATCTATATGGAGCGTAATGGTATCCACATTATCAATCTATATAAAACTGCAGCTAAAATTGAAGAAGCTAACGAAGCTTTAAAGAAAATAGCTGCATCAGGTCGTAAAATTTTATTTGTTGCGACTAAAAAACAAGCAAAAGATATCGTTGCTGAAAAAGCAGCAGCTGCTAACATGCCTTACATTACTGAGCGTTGGCCAGGTGGTATGTTAACTAACTTCGTTACAATCCGTAAAGCTGTTAAAAAAATGGCTTCTATTGATCGTATGAAAAAAGACGGTACATTTATGACTCTTTCTAAAAAAGAGCGTTTACAAGTTGACCGTTTACGTGCTAAATTAGAAAAGAACTTAGGTTCTATTGCTGATATGACACGTTTACCGGCTGCATTATTTGTAGTTGATATCAAAGCTGAACACATCGCAGTAAAAGAAGCTCAAAAATTAAACATTCCAGTTTTTGCAATGGTTGATACTAACTCTGACCCTCGTGAGGTTGATTATGTAATTCCAGCAAATGACGATGCTTCTAAATCAATCGATAAAGTATTATCTTTAGTAACTACAGCTATCATCGAAGGAAATTCTGAAAGAAAATCTGAAAAAGAAGAAGCTGCTAAAACTGAAGCACAACCTACTGCTCAAGAGTAA
- the polA gene encoding DNA polymerase I — protein sequence MSEKRLFLLDAYALIFRGYYAFIKNPRINSKGLDTSAVMGFMNSLIDVIKRERPNYLAVAFDKGGSQARCEMYPEYKANRDETPEAIKIAVPYIQEILKAMHIPIIEVVGIEADDLIGTLSKKAEKEGFQVYMVTPDKDYAQLVSENIFMYRPARMGNDIEIWGVDEVKAKFEVEHPLQVIDFLGMMGDAVDNIPGLPGVGEKTAKKLLAEFGSMENLLENTDKLKGKMREKIEANKELGLLSKELARIMLDCPVDFDAEFFHLDKPDVAKTDALFQELEFRRMKEQFDKLFADENPMVQPTPIGKPQTKNTDQISLFEVGDSEIKIDQEGYYKNLTTTAHHYQIVQGKFALQLFVKSLMQQTEVCFDTETTNIDANLAELVGMSFAYTKGSAYYIPFPEDTTEAQELIELLRPFFESENIVKIGQNLKYDIKVLKNYNVNVKGFLFDTMIAHYLINPDMRHNMDVLAETYLQYQPKPIEDLIGKKGKGQKNMRDVALEDIKEYAAEDADITLQLKDVFVPKLEQSKTRELFDSIESPLVSVLADIEAEGIRLDVTYLNKLSTELSAEAAALQSKIFETAGEEFNLASPKQLGVILFEKIKIGSGKIKKTKTGQYATGEEVLSELAKDNEIVRDILEWRQIVKLQNTYVDALPTQINPKTNRVHTDYMQAVTATGRLSSNNPNLQNIPIRTQRGQNVRKAFVARDENHVLVSADYSQIELRIIAALSGEPNMIESFKNNEDIHKATAAKVFNVALSEVTREQRSNAKTVNFGIIYGVSAFGLSQQTTLTRSESKELIDAYYETYPKLRNYITNQIEFAREYGYVQTVSGRRRYLKDINSQNAVVRGAAERNAVNAPIQGSAADIIKIAMINIHNRLIKDQLQTKMLLQVHDELVFDVPKNELEKVKPIIKEEMENAFTLAVPLEVEIGEGVNWLDAH from the coding sequence ATGAGTGAAAAACGATTATTTCTTTTAGATGCCTACGCGTTAATTTTTCGTGGGTATTATGCCTTTATAAAAAATCCGCGTATTAACTCTAAAGGGTTAGATACATCGGCGGTTATGGGTTTTATGAACTCGTTAATTGATGTTATTAAACGCGAACGACCTAATTATTTAGCTGTTGCTTTTGATAAAGGAGGTAGCCAAGCACGTTGCGAAATGTATCCTGAATACAAAGCAAATCGTGATGAAACGCCCGAAGCCATTAAAATTGCAGTACCTTATATACAAGAAATATTAAAAGCTATGCACATACCAATTATAGAAGTAGTTGGTATTGAAGCTGATGATTTAATTGGAACATTATCTAAAAAAGCCGAAAAAGAAGGTTTTCAAGTGTACATGGTAACACCCGATAAAGATTACGCTCAATTAGTATCTGAAAATATTTTTATGTATCGCCCTGCTCGTATGGGCAACGATATTGAAATTTGGGGTGTTGATGAGGTTAAAGCAAAATTTGAAGTTGAACATCCTTTACAGGTAATTGATTTTTTAGGAATGATGGGCGATGCCGTTGATAACATTCCTGGTTTACCTGGCGTTGGTGAAAAAACCGCAAAAAAATTATTGGCCGAGTTTGGTTCTATGGAAAACTTATTAGAAAATACCGATAAGTTAAAAGGAAAAATGCGTGAAAAAATAGAAGCTAACAAAGAATTGGGCTTGCTTTCTAAAGAATTAGCACGTATTATGTTAGATTGCCCGGTTGATTTTGATGCAGAATTTTTTCATTTGGATAAGCCCGATGTAGCTAAAACCGATGCACTTTTTCAAGAACTGGAATTTCGCCGAATGAAAGAACAGTTTGATAAGCTTTTTGCAGATGAAAACCCAATGGTACAACCAACACCTATTGGTAAACCACAAACAAAAAATACCGATCAAATTTCGTTGTTTGAAGTAGGTGATTCTGAAATAAAAATAGATCAAGAAGGGTATTATAAAAATTTAACAACAACAGCTCATCACTACCAAATTGTACAAGGGAAATTTGCCTTACAATTATTTGTAAAATCGTTAATGCAGCAAACCGAAGTTTGTTTTGATACCGAAACAACAAATATTGATGCAAATTTGGCCGAATTAGTAGGTATGTCATTTGCTTATACCAAAGGATCGGCTTATTACATTCCTTTTCCTGAAGATACTACCGAAGCTCAAGAATTGATTGAATTATTACGACCTTTTTTTGAAAGCGAAAACATAGTAAAAATAGGTCAAAACCTAAAATATGACATTAAAGTACTTAAAAACTATAATGTTAATGTAAAAGGCTTTTTGTTTGATACCATGATTGCGCATTATTTAATAAATCCAGATATGCGCCATAATATGGATGTTTTGGCCGAAACTTATTTGCAATATCAACCTAAGCCTATTGAAGATTTAATAGGGAAAAAAGGTAAGGGGCAAAAAAACATGCGCGATGTTGCTTTAGAAGATATAAAAGAATACGCCGCTGAAGATGCCGATATAACCCTACAGCTTAAAGATGTTTTTGTGCCTAAGCTAGAACAAAGCAAAACTCGTGAATTGTTTGATTCCATTGAAAGTCCGTTGGTTTCGGTTTTAGCTGATATCGAAGCAGAAGGTATTCGTTTAGATGTTACTTATCTAAATAAACTTTCTACGGAATTATCTGCCGAAGCTGCTGCCCTTCAATCAAAAATATTTGAAACAGCAGGGGAAGAGTTCAATCTAGCATCGCCAAAACAATTAGGTGTTATTTTGTTTGAAAAAATAAAAATAGGCAGTGGTAAAATCAAAAAAACCAAAACAGGGCAATATGCAACCGGTGAAGAGGTTTTAAGCGAATTAGCAAAAGATAACGAAATTGTTCGTGATATTTTAGAATGGCGCCAAATTGTAAAATTGCAAAATACTTATGTTGATGCATTGCCAACCCAAATAAATCCTAAAACAAACCGTGTGCATACCGATTATATGCAGGCTGTTACAGCAACTGGGCGTTTAAGTTCTAACAATCCTAACTTGCAAAACATACCTATACGTACCCAACGCGGACAAAATGTTCGTAAAGCTTTTGTAGCGCGCGATGAAAATCATGTGTTGGTTTCGGCCGATTATTCACAGATTGAATTGCGTATTATTGCTGCATTAAGTGGTGAGCCAAATATGATTGAATCGTTTAAAAATAACGAAGATATTCACAAAGCTACTGCAGCTAAAGTATTTAATGTAGCATTAAGCGAAGTTACCCGCGAACAACGTAGCAATGCCAAAACAGTAAATTTTGGTATTATTTATGGAGTTTCGGCCTTTGGATTAAGCCAACAAACCACTTTAACACGTTCAGAAAGTAAAGAATTGATTGATGCGTACTATGAAACATATCCCAAATTACGTAATTACATAACCAATCAAATAGAATTTGCTAGAGAGTATGGTTATGTGCAAACAGTTTCAGGCCGTCGTAGGTATTTAAAAGATATTAACTCGCAAAACGCTGTTGTGCGTGGTGCAGCCGAACGCAATGCGGTAAATGCCCCAATTCAAGGGTCGGCAGCCGATATTATTAAAATTGCCATGATTAACATTCATAACAGGCTAATTAAAGACCAATTACAAACAAAAATGCTTTTGCAAGTGCATGACGAATTGGTTTTTGACGTACCTAAAAACGAATTAGAAAAAGTAAAACCTATTATTAAAGAGGAAATGGAAAACGCTTTTACGTTAGCTGTGCCATTAGAGGTTGAAATAGGTGAGGGGGTTAATTGGTTAGATGCGCATTAA
- the rpsI gene encoding 30S ribosomal protein S9 — protein sequence MAVIHKIGRRKTAVARVYVSEGSGKITVNKKDFATYFPTATLQYKVMQPLSMTENAENFDVKVNVYGGGTTGQAEAVRMAIARAMCEVDAENRAILKPEGLLTRDPRMVERKKFGQKKARKRFQFSKR from the coding sequence ATGGCAGTTATTCACAAAATCGGTAGAAGAAAAACCGCAGTAGCTCGTGTTTATGTTTCAGAAGGTTCTGGAAAAATCACAGTGAACAAAAAAGATTTCGCAACTTATTTCCCAACGGCAACGTTACAATACAAAGTAATGCAACCTTTGTCTATGACAGAAAATGCAGAGAACTTTGACGTAAAAGTAAATGTTTACGGTGGTGGAACAACAGGGCAAGCAGAAGCTGTACGTATGGCAATTGCACGTGCAATGTGTGAAGTTGACGCTGAAAACAGAGCAATTTTAAAACCAGAAGGTTTATTAACGCGTGACCCACGTATGGTTGAGCGTAAGAAATTTGGTCAGAAGAAAGCTCGTAAGAGATTCCAATTCTCTAAACGTTAA
- a CDS encoding Ig-like domain-containing protein has protein sequence MKKKPTFFKLQISWLLPKAFAIMILLSFMKTYSQACAPIATNFSENFDTTTTGNSINPSVPSCWSYIDNMTTTGYGYTANSTTTSYSPPRFFRFYRMCSTSNTNQNLTLVSPETVNLGNGTKQIRFYARGNSTTVPSFLEIVRLNGNTAAANATVLATFNITGTSYKEYTVPLAATTDDYFGFRVPHNGSTSTTYPYAYIDNVYYEDLETCFFPTGINIPAITQNTATLTWTASIDPTVTAYEYEIRTNGLPGSGTNGLASTGIVNGTTTNVTGLSPATNYTVYMRSVCGSTSAGKWNPTSESFFTLCGIIVGNFYEGFDTTSTGSTTNNNYPNCWNYVDEVVSSGYGYVNSSNAQSPSHSYRMYRSNSAANQNQRLMLISPETNNLGNGNWVKQVRFSAKTTGSAIQLIEFFTSDGTTAAANFTPLDTIKISGTTYKEYSIYLHATTDDYFGFNLIHNGTTSSGTIYLDDVYYEDTPNCKPILANNIKVNNILKNSATISWVDNFNLGSIAYEVEIRESGDPGDPGAIFKGTTQPGITNINVTGLNPTTKYSIYVRAKCSATETSLWAGGKQFITLCDYPNLIAAPAVTVCGPQEVDLTAIYDAGIVTWFDAAEDGNVVHTGATFTTPYLTTGRSYWVMAGDAPVDVNAQVGNGTATNATTGTFLYHSWGGYKHQYIFTAAELTAAGLAVGEIKGLSFEVVIGGASRTNFSISIGATNITTASGLQINNNLLTPVYNNANETFTPGLKTFSFNTPFYWDGLSNIVVQTNWSNNGGGNFSSSGTLVYHNAPAKRTTYSYANNVTATQLLATISGSTGGSGGTTTTAVRPNTMFIATLGCKSVLTEVPVTITPKPDFQISKDKVTSCKGDPSEVVTITTNLGGYDTFVWTPSTGVIGNAATGWTFSTTTEQEYVLSASQSNGICEHLKTVLVSAGNKPQSLSTLASTYDICKNTVQELKALEPIQATASIGSKINTTSANSVVSAFVQSDVYSKQQYIFSAAELLAQGITTSGYISGLSFETINSGASFTNPKYTIKMKMVPSTTFGSNNFETTGLATVFSKSNYTHTFQGVQTMMFDSPFFWDGLSNVLVEISQEGMGGGNNAQTYFTAVAGSNVGIYGTSATSANITTGTRTTERLDVTFNFKQSMVTWSPTNNLYADAAATMPYVPGTDALKVYMTSGAGITQMYNATITAPSGCTTVKPVTVNVIDVAAPIVQGQTFCQPTPVTSVVVTSAPGSILTFYNSPTTAVATTTISQTGTYYVEARIGNCKSARIPFTATITTLAAPSAQLTQVVCGGGTVASLMATGMSNAQIRWYDSMAATVPLTSTHPLVDNTTYYASQAMGACESDRIAVLVDVNPTPAALTPQTISICGSINYAGVNLNQLPGSELVWYPSATSQTPIPGTNQVVTGTYYVSQRVNGCESLRVQITATSQGSVPAPTAGIQNICGAGTVAQLNAQILPNATAEWYSSSTAVVPLALTAPLVNGTYYVAQRIGNCVSAKIPVAVRVVSTSAPAINSMNLCEGATVADLVLPTPTGVSYRWYVNTTSNVALPSTDVLQTGYYFVARVENGCESSRTPVLVTINSRPNSPVGASPQTFTDYAEISNFVMTQPNVVWYATYEDAMKGINPLAQNMPLVDKTTYYAVIIGSNGCPSYPTPIEARIVLGVNNFDLSKLTYYPNPVNDQLTITYSDVITNVEVFDLNGRLVMKNNFDKETVQLDFSRLSAGTYMLNIKTKENSQFIKIVKK, from the coding sequence ATGAAGAAAAAACCAACTTTTTTTAAACTTCAGATTAGCTGGCTTTTGCCCAAAGCTTTTGCTATTATGATTTTGCTTTCGTTTATGAAAACCTATTCGCAAGCTTGTGCTCCTATCGCTACTAATTTTAGTGAAAATTTTGACACAACAACAACTGGAAACTCTATTAACCCTTCGGTCCCCAGTTGCTGGAGTTATATAGACAACATGACAACAACTGGTTACGGATACACGGCCAACTCTACAACAACGTCTTATTCTCCTCCTAGGTTCTTTCGCTTTTACAGAATGTGCTCTACATCAAACACTAATCAGAACTTAACATTAGTATCTCCAGAAACAGTAAACCTTGGAAACGGTACAAAACAAATTCGCTTTTACGCTCGGGGAAATTCCACAACCGTACCTAGTTTTTTAGAGATTGTTCGATTAAATGGTAACACAGCCGCAGCAAATGCAACTGTTCTAGCAACTTTTAATATTACCGGAACTTCTTATAAAGAATATACAGTTCCTTTAGCAGCTACAACAGATGATTATTTTGGGTTTAGAGTACCGCATAACGGATCAACATCTACTACTTACCCTTATGCTTATATAGACAATGTTTATTATGAAGACTTAGAAACATGCTTCTTTCCCACTGGAATAAACATTCCTGCAATTACACAAAACACAGCTACCTTAACATGGACAGCTTCAATTGACCCAACAGTAACCGCATATGAATACGAAATACGTACCAACGGATTACCTGGTTCAGGAACCAACGGCTTAGCAAGCACAGGGATTGTTAATGGAACAACAACAAACGTCACTGGATTATCGCCTGCAACAAATTATACCGTTTATATGAGAAGTGTTTGCGGTAGCACTTCAGCAGGAAAATGGAATCCTACATCTGAATCGTTTTTTACACTTTGTGGAATTATCGTAGGAAACTTTTACGAAGGTTTTGATACAACTTCAACTGGAAGTACTACAAACAACAATTATCCTAATTGCTGGAATTATGTTGACGAAGTAGTATCTTCTGGATACGGATATGTAAATTCTTCAAATGCACAATCGCCAAGCCATTCATATAGAATGTATCGCTCAAATTCAGCTGCTAATCAAAACCAACGATTAATGCTTATTTCGCCCGAAACAAACAACCTAGGGAACGGAAATTGGGTAAAACAGGTTCGCTTTTCAGCTAAAACCACGGGATCTGCTATTCAATTAATAGAATTTTTCACTTCAGACGGAACAACAGCTGCTGCTAATTTTACACCTTTAGACACTATAAAAATTAGCGGCACAACATATAAAGAATACTCTATTTATTTACATGCAACAACAGACGATTATTTTGGGTTTAATTTAATTCACAATGGAACAACATCATCTGGAACAATTTATTTAGACGATGTTTATTACGAAGATACACCTAACTGTAAACCTATTTTAGCAAACAATATTAAAGTAAACAACATTTTAAAAAACAGCGCAACAATTTCTTGGGTAGACAACTTTAACTTAGGTTCTATAGCATATGAAGTAGAAATACGCGAATCTGGTGACCCCGGTGACCCCGGCGCTATATTCAAAGGAACTACACAACCAGGCATTACCAACATAAACGTTACAGGTTTAAACCCTACAACTAAATACTCAATTTATGTACGTGCAAAATGCTCTGCTACAGAAACTAGTTTATGGGCTGGTGGTAAACAATTTATAACATTATGTGATTATCCAAACTTAATTGCAGCACCTGCAGTAACGGTTTGTGGTCCGCAAGAAGTTGATTTGACAGCGATTTACGATGCGGGTATAGTTACCTGGTTTGATGCTGCAGAAGATGGCAATGTAGTGCACACAGGGGCCACTTTTACAACACCTTATTTAACAACTGGTAGAAGTTACTGGGTTATGGCGGGAGATGCACCAGTTGATGTTAACGCACAAGTAGGAAATGGAACAGCAACTAATGCTACAACAGGAACTTTCTTATATCATAGTTGGGGTGGATACAAACACCAATACATTTTTACAGCTGCAGAACTTACAGCAGCAGGATTAGCAGTGGGCGAAATTAAAGGATTGTCTTTTGAAGTTGTAATAGGTGGAGCTAGCAGAACAAATTTTAGTATTTCTATTGGCGCAACAAACATTACAACTGCTAGTGGCTTACAAATAAACAACAACTTGTTAACACCAGTGTACAACAATGCAAATGAAACGTTTACACCTGGTTTAAAAACATTCTCTTTTAATACACCTTTTTATTGGGACGGTTTAAGTAACATAGTTGTACAAACTAATTGGAGTAACAATGGTGGTGGTAACTTTAGTAGCAGCGGTACTTTAGTTTATCACAACGCGCCAGCAAAAAGAACAACTTATAGTTATGCAAACAATGTTACAGCTACACAATTATTAGCTACAATATCTGGTTCAACAGGTGGTAGTGGAGGAACTACAACTACAGCAGTCAGACCAAACACGATGTTTATAGCTACTTTAGGATGTAAATCAGTGTTAACAGAAGTACCTGTTACTATTACACCAAAACCAGATTTCCAAATTTCTAAAGACAAGGTAACTTCTTGTAAGGGCGATCCTTCTGAAGTTGTAACTATTACAACAAATTTAGGTGGCTACGATACTTTTGTATGGACACCAAGTACTGGTGTAATAGGTAATGCTGCAACAGGTTGGACATTTAGTACTACAACAGAACAAGAATATGTGTTATCTGCAAGCCAGTCTAATGGTATTTGTGAGCATTTAAAAACAGTTCTAGTATCTGCAGGTAACAAACCACAATCGTTATCTACTTTAGCAAGTACTTACGATATTTGTAAAAATACAGTTCAAGAATTAAAAGCTTTAGAACCAATCCAAGCTACTGCATCAATAGGTAGTAAAATAAACACTACAAGTGCAAATAGTGTAGTTTCTGCATTTGTTCAAAGTGATGTATATTCAAAACAACAATATATTTTTAGTGCGGCAGAATTATTAGCACAAGGAATAACAACATCTGGATACATTTCTGGTTTATCATTCGAAACGATTAATTCAGGTGCAAGTTTCACAAATCCAAAGTATACCATTAAAATGAAAATGGTACCAAGTACAACTTTTGGAAGCAATAATTTTGAAACAACAGGTTTAGCAACTGTTTTCTCAAAATCAAATTACACACATACGTTCCAAGGAGTTCAAACCATGATGTTTGACAGCCCATTCTTCTGGGATGGATTATCAAACGTATTAGTTGAAATTTCACAAGAAGGAATGGGAGGCGGAAATAATGCGCAAACCTATTTTACAGCAGTTGCAGGGTCAAATGTAGGTATCTACGGTACAAGCGCAACATCTGCTAACATTACAACAGGTACAAGAACAACAGAGCGTTTAGATGTTACTTTTAACTTTAAACAATCAATGGTAACTTGGTCACCTACAAATAATTTATATGCAGATGCAGCAGCTACCATGCCGTATGTACCAGGTACTGATGCTTTAAAAGTTTATATGACATCTGGTGCAGGTATAACACAAATGTATAATGCTACTATTACAGCACCATCTGGATGTACAACGGTAAAACCAGTTACAGTTAATGTAATAGATGTTGCAGCGCCAATAGTTCAAGGTCAAACATTCTGTCAACCAACACCAGTTACAAGTGTTGTTGTTACAAGTGCACCAGGTTCAATTTTAACGTTCTACAACTCACCAACAACAGCTGTTGCAACAACAACAATTTCGCAAACAGGTACTTACTATGTTGAAGCTAGAATTGGAAATTGCAAATCGGCTCGTATACCATTTACAGCAACAATTACAACATTAGCAGCACCAAGTGCACAGTTAACTCAAGTTGTTTGCGGCGGTGGAACAGTAGCTTCGTTAATGGCAACAGGTATGAGTAATGCACAAATTAGATGGTATGATTCAATGGCGGCAACAGTACCATTAACATCTACACATCCATTAGTTGATAATACAACATACTATGCATCTCAAGCAATGGGAGCATGTGAGTCTGATAGAATAGCAGTATTAGTTGATGTTAATCCAACACCAGCAGCTTTAACACCACAAACAATTTCAATATGTGGTTCAATAAACTATGCGGGTGTTAATTTAAACCAATTACCTGGTTCAGAATTAGTATGGTATCCATCGGCAACATCTCAAACGCCAATTCCAGGAACTAACCAAGTGGTTACAGGTACCTATTATGTATCTCAAAGAGTAAACGGATGTGAGTCGTTACGAGTACAAATAACAGCAACTTCACAAGGTAGTGTACCAGCACCAACAGCAGGTATCCAAAACATTTGTGGAGCAGGAACTGTAGCACAATTAAATGCACAAATTTTACCAAATGCTACGGCAGAATGGTACAGTAGTTCAACAGCAGTTGTGCCTTTAGCATTAACAGCACCGTTAGTAAACGGTACGTATTATGTAGCACAACGTATAGGAAACTGTGTTTCTGCAAAAATACCAGTAGCGGTTCGTGTAGTTAGTACAAGTGCCCCAGCAATAAACTCAATGAATTTATGTGAAGGCGCAACAGTTGCAGATTTAGTATTACCAACTCCTACAGGAGTATCCTATAGATGGTATGTAAACACAACATCAAATGTAGCATTACCTTCTACCGATGTATTACAAACAGGTTACTATTTTGTAGCGCGTGTAGAAAACGGATGTGAATCTTCACGTACACCAGTATTAGTAACAATCAACAGTCGTCCAAATAGTCCAGTTGGTGCATCGCCACAAACATTTACAGACTATGCAGAGATTAGTAATTTTGTAATGACACAACCAAATGTAGTTTGGTATGCAACGTATGAAGATGCAATGAAAGGAATAAATCCTTTGGCACAGAACATGCCATTAGTTGATAAAACAACTTATTATGCAGTAATCATTGGTTCAAACGGATGTCCAAGTTACCCAACGCCAATAGAGGCACGTATCGTGTTAGGTGTAAATAACTTTGATTTAAGCAAACTAACATACTATCCAAACCCAGTAAACGATCAGTTAACAATAACATATAGTGATGTAATTACAAATGTTGAAGTATTTGATTTGAATGGAAGATTGGTAATGAAAAATAATTTTGATAAAGAAACGGTTCAATTAGATTTTAGCAGATTAAGTGCAGGTACTTATATGTTAAATATAAAAACTAAGGAAAACAGTCAGTTTATTAAAATTGTTAAAAAATAG